A section of the Nitrospira sp. genome encodes:
- a CDS encoding DUF192 domain-containing protein, translated as MFPDRRGLEGHEGRTARSRCGSSLADRAHARIVLTGCTALPRITRMKMRVLLLAGLALLASTPAVGESLIPITLPQGRVVLAELADTSEERARGLMFRSALEDNHGMLFAFAEPQQWSFWMKNTRMSLDIIWMDQKKKIVHVARRVPICSRTDDGCPQYQPNENAMYVLELAAGSAELLHLDRGVTLRFQVPGEPPDKKPPQIR; from the coding sequence ATGTTTCCGGATAGGAGAGGGTTGGAGGGACACGAGGGTCGTACTGCGCGGTCCAGATGCGGGTCATCGCTGGCCGACCGTGCTCACGCCCGGATCGTCTTGACAGGATGCACCGCGCTCCCTAGGATCACGCGCATGAAAATGCGTGTCCTCCTCCTGGCCGGTCTGGCGCTGCTGGCGTCTACGCCAGCGGTGGGCGAGTCGCTGATTCCCATCACGCTGCCGCAGGGCCGCGTCGTCCTGGCCGAGCTGGCGGACACCTCCGAGGAGCGCGCCCGCGGACTGATGTTCCGCTCGGCGCTGGAGGACAACCACGGCATGCTCTTCGCCTTCGCCGAACCGCAGCAGTGGAGCTTCTGGATGAAAAACACCCGCATGTCGCTCGACATCATCTGGATGGATCAGAAAAAGAAGATCGTGCATGTCGCCCGCCGCGTCCCCATTTGCAGCCGGACCGACGACGGCTGCCCCCAGTATCAGCCCAATGAGAACGCGATGTACGTGCTGGAACTGGCGGCCGGCTCGGCGGAACTCTTGCATCTCGACCGCGGTGTCACGCTCCGCTTCCAGGTGCCCGGCGAGCCGCCGGACAAGAAGCCACCGCAGATCCGCTAG